One Triplophysa dalaica isolate WHDGS20190420 chromosome 11, ASM1584641v1, whole genome shotgun sequence genomic window carries:
- the si:ch211-51a6.2 gene encoding neurotrypsin isoform X2, whose product MKAGPNVAYLNTLLESSGPLSCSEGFTESGYYNGSVSQTDSGAPCLKWTEFPDYIKQYPNRGLGNHSYCRNPDRESNPWCFYRQRSGAIGWEYCNCHQGAAQLVGGSSNKSGRLEVYLNGHWGAVCDTYLTDRDASVICRQLRLGEIGTALRHSYFGPGSGLFHFERLGCHGNENSLLECRSRKYVSGDCNHGNEAGVVCAVPEGNGAPLRLVGGLEDFEGRVEVYHNGRWGVICDDEWDDIDAEVVCRQLGMGGVPKAWTWAHFGQGTGPILLDGVHCTGNELSLEECPHAPWGQHNCDHMEDAGVSCNPYTDGVLRLVGADGPWEGRLEVYHAGEWGTVCDDNWTPRHAQVVCRQLGYRGRCELAPDGMYGEGTGVILLDEVKCEGGESNLLDCSHGEWGEHDCSHSEDVGIRCEREGYNNELPEPAPATGPLVRLVDGESRKEGRVEVFINGQWGSVCDDGWNDINAGVVCSQLGFVGVAKARSMAYFGEGQGSIHLDNVKCVGTEASLGECSAVGSDANDCRHSEDAGVICDYITEPVKDSVMAKQECGLRPNTQRRRRRIVGGDKSLRGDWPWQVSLWLRSQSKGTHPLCGATLLNSCWVITAAHCFKRFGSEPSRYVLRLGDYHTEERDDFERTLSPERIVIHRKYNSQGWEYDIALLKLKGTDESCVAFNPHTNAVCLPAQSNKRGKRPIACIITGWGITDSEYSRTLLQAWVPLLPSWKCKKRYGSRFTSRMLCAGSLSNHRRVDSCQGDSGGPLVCQSEGGHWMLTGIISWGHGCGDPTYPGVYTRVSRFLKWIEKVTQRPVVV is encoded by the exons ATGAAG GCAGGACCAAATGTTGCCTACCTGAATACACTGCTGGAGAGCTCAG GTCCTCTTTCGTGCTCTGAGGGCTTCACTGAGTCAGGTTATTACAACGGATCAGTGTCCCAGACTGATTCTGGTGCTCCTTGTCTTAAATGGACCGAGTTTCCAGATTACATAAAGCAGTACCCCAACCGGGGACTGGGAAACCACAGCTACTGTAGAAACCCTGATCGTGAATCCAACCCCTGGTGCTTTTACAGGCAGCGGTCAGGAGCCATCGGGTGGGAATATTGCAACTGCCATCAAG GTGCAGCACAGTTGGTGGGAGGTTCGTCCAATAAGAGTGGCCGTCTCGAGGTGTACCTGAATGGCCATTGGGGAGCAGTGTGTGACACCTACCTGACTGACCGAGATGCCAGTGTCATCTGTAGACAGCTGAGACTTGG TGAAATTGGCACTGCACTGCGGCACTCGTACTTTGGGCCTGGTTCTGGTCTTTTCCACTTTGAACGTCTTGGCTGCCATGGCAATGAAAATTCTCTGCTGGAGTGCCGAAGTAGAAAATATGTCTCTGGTGATTGTAACCATGGCAATGAGGCCGGGGTGGTGTGTGCTGTACCTGAGG gCAATGGTGCCCCCCTGAGGCTCGTAGGAGGGCTTGAGGATTTCGAGGGGCGAGTGGAGGTGTACCATAATGGGAGATGGGGCgtgatctgtgatgatgaatGGGATGATATTGATGCTGAAGTGGTCTGCAGGCAGCTTGGAATGGG TGGCGTGCCAAAGGCGTGGACATGGGCGCACTTTGGACAGGGCACTGGGCCGATCTTGCTGGATGGGGTGCACTGCACAGGAAATGAGCTGTCTCTTGAGGAATGTCCTCATGCACCCTGGGGCCAACACAACTGTGACCATATGGAGGATGCTGGGGTGTCTTGCAACCCATATACAG ATGGAGTTTTGCGCTTAGTGGGAGCTGATGGGCCATGGGAAGGACGCCTTGAGGTGTATCACGCCGGAGAATGGGGCACAGTGTGTGACGACAACTGGACGCCACGTCACGCTCAGGTGGTGTGTCGACAGCTCGGTTACAG AGGGCGTTGTGAGTTGGCTCCAGATGGGATGTATGGAGAAGGTACAGGAGTGATCCTGCTGGATGAGGTGAAATGTGAAGGGGGAGAAAGTAACCTGCTGGATTGTAGTCATGGGGAGTGGGGGGAACATGACTGCTCTCATAGTGAGGATGTGGGAATACGCTGTGAAAGAGAAGGATATAACAATGAACTTCCTGAACCGGCTCCTGCAACag GTCCCCTGGTGAGGCTGGTGGATGGTGAGAGCCGTAAGGAGGGCCGTGTGGAGGTGTTTATAAACGGCCAGTGGGgtagtgtgtgtgatgatggttGGAATGACATCAACGCAGGAGTAGTCTGCAGTCAACTGGGATTCGT TGGTGTCGCCAAGGCCCGTTCCATGGCTTATTTCGGCGAGGGCCAGGGATCAATTCATCTGGATAATGTGAAGTGTGTAGGGACAGAGGCTTCATTAGGAGAGTGTTCGGCTGTTGGATCAGACGCCAATGACTGCAGGCACAGTGAGGATGCAGGGGTGATCTGTGACTATATCACTGAGCCTGTGAAGGACAGTGTTATGGCAAAGCAGGAGTGTGGTTTGAGACCCAACACACAGAGGCGCAGGAGGAGGATTGTAGGAGGAGACAAATCTCTACG GGGGGATTGGCCGTGGCAAGTATCTCTGTGGCTGAGGTCTCAATCAAAAGGCACCCATCCGCTTTGTGGAGCAACTCTCCTCAATTCCTGTTGGGTTATCACAGCTGCTCATTGTTTCAAGAG GTTTGGTTCAGAACCATCCCGGTATGTGTTAAGGCTCGGTGACTACCACACAGAGGAGAGGGACGATTTTGAGCGCACTCTCTCTCCCGAGCGCATCGTCATCCACAGGAAGTACAACAGCCAGGGCTGGGAGTATGATATTGCCTTACTGAAGTTAAAGGGTACTGATGAGAGCTGTGTAGCCTTTAACCCACACACGAATGCAGTTTGCCTTCCGGCTCAAAGCAACAAGAGGGGCAAGAGGCCCATCGCCTGCATTATCACTGGGTGGGGAATTACAG ATTCGGAGTATTCCCGAACACTCCTGCAGGCCTGGGTTCCCTTACTGCCCTCCTGGAAGTGTAAAAAGCGTTATGGAAGTCGCTTCACCAGCCGAATGTTGTGTGCCGGCAGCTTGTCCAACCATCGGCGTGTAGACAGTTGTCAGGGTGACAGCGGGGGACCGCTGGTGTGTCAGAGTGAGGGAGGCCACTGGATGCTCACAGGAATCATCTCGTGGGGTCACGGTTGTGGCGACCCCACCTATCCTGGTGTATATACACGAGTCAGCAGGTTTCTGAAGTGGATTGAGAAAGTCACCCAACGCCCTGTCGtagtgtga
- the si:ch211-51a6.2 gene encoding neurotrypsin isoform X1, giving the protein MVNDRMDISGIFSFIFYFSVCVYGEAGPNVAYLNTLLESSGPLSCSEGFTESGYYNGSVSQTDSGAPCLKWTEFPDYIKQYPNRGLGNHSYCRNPDRESNPWCFYRQRSGAIGWEYCNCHQGAAQLVGGSSNKSGRLEVYLNGHWGAVCDTYLTDRDASVICRQLRLGEIGTALRHSYFGPGSGLFHFERLGCHGNENSLLECRSRKYVSGDCNHGNEAGVVCAVPEGNGAPLRLVGGLEDFEGRVEVYHNGRWGVICDDEWDDIDAEVVCRQLGMGGVPKAWTWAHFGQGTGPILLDGVHCTGNELSLEECPHAPWGQHNCDHMEDAGVSCNPYTDGVLRLVGADGPWEGRLEVYHAGEWGTVCDDNWTPRHAQVVCRQLGYRGRCELAPDGMYGEGTGVILLDEVKCEGGESNLLDCSHGEWGEHDCSHSEDVGIRCEREGYNNELPEPAPATGPLVRLVDGESRKEGRVEVFINGQWGSVCDDGWNDINAGVVCSQLGFVGVAKARSMAYFGEGQGSIHLDNVKCVGTEASLGECSAVGSDANDCRHSEDAGVICDYITEPVKDSVMAKQECGLRPNTQRRRRRIVGGDKSLRGDWPWQVSLWLRSQSKGTHPLCGATLLNSCWVITAAHCFKRFGSEPSRYVLRLGDYHTEERDDFERTLSPERIVIHRKYNSQGWEYDIALLKLKGTDESCVAFNPHTNAVCLPAQSNKRGKRPIACIITGWGITDSEYSRTLLQAWVPLLPSWKCKKRYGSRFTSRMLCAGSLSNHRRVDSCQGDSGGPLVCQSEGGHWMLTGIISWGHGCGDPTYPGVYTRVSRFLKWIEKVTQRPVVV; this is encoded by the exons ATGGTCAATGACAGGATGGATATCAGTGGGATCTTctcttttatcttttatttctcAGTCTGTGTCTATGGCGAG GCAGGACCAAATGTTGCCTACCTGAATACACTGCTGGAGAGCTCAG GTCCTCTTTCGTGCTCTGAGGGCTTCACTGAGTCAGGTTATTACAACGGATCAGTGTCCCAGACTGATTCTGGTGCTCCTTGTCTTAAATGGACCGAGTTTCCAGATTACATAAAGCAGTACCCCAACCGGGGACTGGGAAACCACAGCTACTGTAGAAACCCTGATCGTGAATCCAACCCCTGGTGCTTTTACAGGCAGCGGTCAGGAGCCATCGGGTGGGAATATTGCAACTGCCATCAAG GTGCAGCACAGTTGGTGGGAGGTTCGTCCAATAAGAGTGGCCGTCTCGAGGTGTACCTGAATGGCCATTGGGGAGCAGTGTGTGACACCTACCTGACTGACCGAGATGCCAGTGTCATCTGTAGACAGCTGAGACTTGG TGAAATTGGCACTGCACTGCGGCACTCGTACTTTGGGCCTGGTTCTGGTCTTTTCCACTTTGAACGTCTTGGCTGCCATGGCAATGAAAATTCTCTGCTGGAGTGCCGAAGTAGAAAATATGTCTCTGGTGATTGTAACCATGGCAATGAGGCCGGGGTGGTGTGTGCTGTACCTGAGG gCAATGGTGCCCCCCTGAGGCTCGTAGGAGGGCTTGAGGATTTCGAGGGGCGAGTGGAGGTGTACCATAATGGGAGATGGGGCgtgatctgtgatgatgaatGGGATGATATTGATGCTGAAGTGGTCTGCAGGCAGCTTGGAATGGG TGGCGTGCCAAAGGCGTGGACATGGGCGCACTTTGGACAGGGCACTGGGCCGATCTTGCTGGATGGGGTGCACTGCACAGGAAATGAGCTGTCTCTTGAGGAATGTCCTCATGCACCCTGGGGCCAACACAACTGTGACCATATGGAGGATGCTGGGGTGTCTTGCAACCCATATACAG ATGGAGTTTTGCGCTTAGTGGGAGCTGATGGGCCATGGGAAGGACGCCTTGAGGTGTATCACGCCGGAGAATGGGGCACAGTGTGTGACGACAACTGGACGCCACGTCACGCTCAGGTGGTGTGTCGACAGCTCGGTTACAG AGGGCGTTGTGAGTTGGCTCCAGATGGGATGTATGGAGAAGGTACAGGAGTGATCCTGCTGGATGAGGTGAAATGTGAAGGGGGAGAAAGTAACCTGCTGGATTGTAGTCATGGGGAGTGGGGGGAACATGACTGCTCTCATAGTGAGGATGTGGGAATACGCTGTGAAAGAGAAGGATATAACAATGAACTTCCTGAACCGGCTCCTGCAACag GTCCCCTGGTGAGGCTGGTGGATGGTGAGAGCCGTAAGGAGGGCCGTGTGGAGGTGTTTATAAACGGCCAGTGGGgtagtgtgtgtgatgatggttGGAATGACATCAACGCAGGAGTAGTCTGCAGTCAACTGGGATTCGT TGGTGTCGCCAAGGCCCGTTCCATGGCTTATTTCGGCGAGGGCCAGGGATCAATTCATCTGGATAATGTGAAGTGTGTAGGGACAGAGGCTTCATTAGGAGAGTGTTCGGCTGTTGGATCAGACGCCAATGACTGCAGGCACAGTGAGGATGCAGGGGTGATCTGTGACTATATCACTGAGCCTGTGAAGGACAGTGTTATGGCAAAGCAGGAGTGTGGTTTGAGACCCAACACACAGAGGCGCAGGAGGAGGATTGTAGGAGGAGACAAATCTCTACG GGGGGATTGGCCGTGGCAAGTATCTCTGTGGCTGAGGTCTCAATCAAAAGGCACCCATCCGCTTTGTGGAGCAACTCTCCTCAATTCCTGTTGGGTTATCACAGCTGCTCATTGTTTCAAGAG GTTTGGTTCAGAACCATCCCGGTATGTGTTAAGGCTCGGTGACTACCACACAGAGGAGAGGGACGATTTTGAGCGCACTCTCTCTCCCGAGCGCATCGTCATCCACAGGAAGTACAACAGCCAGGGCTGGGAGTATGATATTGCCTTACTGAAGTTAAAGGGTACTGATGAGAGCTGTGTAGCCTTTAACCCACACACGAATGCAGTTTGCCTTCCGGCTCAAAGCAACAAGAGGGGCAAGAGGCCCATCGCCTGCATTATCACTGGGTGGGGAATTACAG ATTCGGAGTATTCCCGAACACTCCTGCAGGCCTGGGTTCCCTTACTGCCCTCCTGGAAGTGTAAAAAGCGTTATGGAAGTCGCTTCACCAGCCGAATGTTGTGTGCCGGCAGCTTGTCCAACCATCGGCGTGTAGACAGTTGTCAGGGTGACAGCGGGGGACCGCTGGTGTGTCAGAGTGAGGGAGGCCACTGGATGCTCACAGGAATCATCTCGTGGGGTCACGGTTGTGGCGACCCCACCTATCCTGGTGTATATACACGAGTCAGCAGGTTTCTGAAGTGGATTGAGAAAGTCACCCAACGCCCTGTCGtagtgtga
- the chchd1 gene encoding coiled-coil-helix-coiled-coil-helix domain-containing protein 1, which produces MAMQSGSVIQEKVAKLLSRQQGRPVLRPIKPLALKNEVANRRLRKGEATCVTEMSLVMACWKQNDFNNTVCSKEVTAFYTCVEKTQAQNKASGKQGGQGRLLPKEATLLLKRYPNLSGEI; this is translated from the exons ATGGCGATGCAAAGTGGATCTGTGATTCAAGAGAAAGTCGCGAAACTGTTAAGCAGACAGCAGGGCAGACCCGTCCTGAGACCCATCAAACCTCTGGCGCTGAAGAATGAGGTCGCCAATCGAAGACTGAGGAAAGGAG AGGCCACGTGTGTTACAGAGATGTCATTGGTGATGGCTTGCTGGAAACAGAATGACTTTAACAACACAGTCTGCTCTAAAGAAGTGACAGCTTTCTACACATGTGTGGAAAAGACCCAG GCCCAGAACAAGGCCAGCGGAAAGCAGGGAGGTCAAGGTCGACTTTTGCCAAAGGAAGCAACTCTCTTATTGAAACGATATCCCAACCTCTCTGGTGAAATCTAG
- the si:dkey-191g9.5 gene encoding rap1 GTPase-GDP dissociation stimulator 1-B gives MAEIEALSEALKGLSVSTELVEEELKPHLDVLLNLLLEKKKGMAEKIVSSGVLPILAQVLRKKSPLASQVTLLVAEIAREAGVREHCIQAGLVSALVPLLNSSDQEQLLHAGRAIGRICFENSVQQTQLVENGVIPRLVIIMQQYPENDPLVNVSLLALCNLADVDAAREALADVGVAEVLTYQLKRAPDAERRHLILEVLGSLGESDTLKLQFVESGVPEALSEMIRTLQGGSDTHDLCSIKVASNLIVTLLLGDESMQKCFGEGTGRIYQDVLFWLQSSNTELQLSGALAIANFARNDSNCVKMLELGVVPYILDLLEQHVTEGDVSVQHAGLSALRNLAIPASNKVRMLEDGVTERIRTLLRSDMPPVQFKLLGTLRMMVDGQEEAASVLGKDEILLARVMEWCDAKDHAGVRGEANRLLAALIRHSRNPEVIQTVIKVDGIQHLISMAISEHVIMQNEALVALAIASAIDIEAVQEPFRDADLLPTLQKMLDDPVVAVEVKFSALGLICSLANSGMLREQITSLNLRDTLSKLSAHTSTKLAKQADTVMAVLSETG, from the exons ATGGCAGAGATAG AGGCTCTCAGTGAAGCCCTGAAGGGACTCAGTGTCAGCACAGAGCTGGTGGAGGAGGAGCTCAAGCCTCATCTGGACGTTCTGCTGAATCTCCTGTTGGAGAAGA AGAAAGGAATGGCAGAGAAAATCGTTTCTAGTGGTGTTCTGCCCATACTGGCTCAGGTCCTGAGGAAGAAGAGTCCTCTCGCCTCTCAGGTTACCCTGTTGGTAGCAGAGATTGCCAGGGAAG CTGGTGTGAGGGAGCATTGTATTCAAGCAGGACTGGTGTCAGCATTAGTGCCTTTATTGAACAGTTCAGACCAGGAGCAGTTGCTGCACGCGGGCCGAGCGATCGGACGCATCTGCTTTGAAAACT CCGTTCAGCAAACTCAGCTGGTAGAGAATGGAGTCATCCCCAGGCTGGTGATCATAATGCAGCAGTATCCTGAGAATGACCCACTGGTAAACGTCAGCCTGCTGGCCCTTTGCAACCTTGCTGATGTGG ATGCTGCCCGAGAAGCACTGGCAGATGTGGGTGTAGCAGAGGTTTTGACTTATCAGCTGAAACGGGCACCAGATGCAGAACGTCGACATCTCATACTGGAAGTTCTCGGATCACTAGGAGAAAGTG ATACTCTGAAACTGCAGTTTGTGGAGTCAGGCGTGCCCGAGGCTCTCTCTGAAATGATTCGAACCCTTCAGGGCGGCTCTGACACACACGACCTCTGCAGCATCAAAGTGGCTTCAAACCTCATAGTGACCCTCCTACTGGGAG ATGAATCAATGCAAAAGTGTTTTGGGGAAGGGACAGGGAGAATCTACCAAGATGTTCTCTTCTGGCTGCAGTCCAGTAACACTGAGCTGCAGTTGTCAGGAGCTTTGGCCATTGCTAATTTTGCCAGAAATG aCAGCAACTGTGTGAAGATGTTGGAACTGGGGGTTGTTCCTTATATTCTGGACCTGTTGGAGCAGCATGTAACAGAGGGAGATGTTTCTGTACAGCATGCAGGCCTTAGTGCACTTAGAAACCTTGCCATTCCAG cCTCTAATAAGGTCCGTATGTTGGAAGATGGGGTCACGGAGAGGATCAGGACACTTTTGCGCTCCGACATGCCTCCCGTCCAGTTTAAACTGCTGGGCACTTTGCGCATGATGGTGGACGGCCAAG AGGAAGCAGCTTCAGTGTTAGGGAAGGACGAGATTCTGTTAGCACGGGTCATGGAGTGGTGTGATGCTAAAGATCACGCTGGTGTCAGGGGTGAGGCCAACCGTCTTTTAGCGGCTCTCATACGACACAGCCGAAACCCG GAAGTCATCCAGACTGTTATTAAAGTAGATGGAATTCAACATCTCATCTCAATGGCAATCAGTGAGCATGTCATCATGCAGAATGAAGCTTTAGTGGCTCTAGCCATTGCCTCTGCTATAGACATTG AGGCTGTCCAGGAACCGTTTCGGGATGCTGATCTCCTGCCCACCTTGCAAAAGATGCTAGATGATCCTGTTGTGGCCGTGGAGGTCAAGTTTAGTGCTTTAGGCCTCATCTGCAGCCTTGCCAACTCTG GCATGTTACGGGAGCAGATAACCTCTCTAAACCTGAGGGACACTCTGTCCAAACTGTCTGCTCACACCAGCACAAAGCTCGCAAAGCAGGCCGACACAGTGATGGCTGTTCTTTCAGAGACTGGCTAG
- the si:dkey-191g9.7 gene encoding GRIN2-like protein has translation MAETGQPVMERFPPGVTIPSNPAECVVSDPISAEVFHQPEEQLKISSEISCSPKNIKDSDQTAALTCNTNSDQQHTGHFIAETHVSDGADLQLKDIMSHQNKQECGGLLSVHRDHVLNPHRDLKEHSLLSIQRSHSLQIYEDGQAPSRKCDAGSFCYPIKEQGACAQSFPSLVCKQAMPLQQSNTVTTSTRTGSSRSGSPTQPSQQAFVLTSASAQIQVPSEAIPESSCSKFHDAVCCNLHFHHGGVEDTFAAYCHPQPIPAPAQLLSHLVGMEGNHRAQVTSGNLLALPRLVSSVSETGLNAKRLYNCCDLDCSWPGPLRPTGAQMRQWKDGDTTREAETMTSQKELRDIGVQVGPDSEEHPQHVFPEVCLLEEKVNGSDQTVPKSNKSSVRNVKWDAEGMTWEVYGASVDPEELGTAIQRHLELQIKETLGIAAKLSRQNTATSQHSSASKHGNKRRILKSLRRPGCCSSTTTAVD, from the coding sequence ATGGCAGAGACTGGGCAGCCTGTGATGGAACGGTTCCCACCAGGGGTCACAATTCCCTCAAACCCTGCTGAGTGTGTCGTCTCTGACCCGATTTCTGCTGAGGTCTTCCACCAGCCTGAGGAACAACTAAAGATCTCCAGTGAAATATCATGCTCACCAAAGAACATTAAAGACAGTGACCAGACTGCTGCACTAACCTGCAATACCAACTCTGATCAACAACATACAGGTCACTTCATTGCGGAGACCCATGTGTCTGACGGTGCAGACTTGCAGCTCAAAGACATAATGAGCCATCAGAATAAACAAGAATGTGGAGGATTATTGTCAGTGCACAGGGACCACGTCTTAAATCCTCATAGAGACCTGAAAGAACACAGCCTGTTATCAATACAGAGAAGCCACAGCTTGCAGATATATGAAGACGGCCAAGCTCCTTCTCGCAAATGTGATGCTGGCTCATTTTGTTATCCAATAAAGGAGCAGGGGGCTTGTGCGCAGTCATTCCCATCTTTAGTTTGTAAACAGGCCATGCCACTTCAGCAAAGCAATACGGTTACAACTTCCACCAGAACTGGGAGCAGCAGATCAGGCAGTCCCACTCAGCCATCCCAACAAGCATTTGTACTGACCAGCGCTTCTGCCCAAATACAAGTGCCCAGTGAGGCCATTCCAGAGTCTTCCTGCTCGAAATTTCATGATGCCGTTTGCTGTAATTTACACTTCCATCATGGAGGAGTAGAGGACACGTTTGCAGCATACTGCCACCCACAGCCCATTCCTGCCCCGGCACAGCTGTTGTCACACTTAGTGGGAATGGAAGGGAACCACAGGGCCCAGGTGACATCAGGCAACTTGCTTGCTCTCCCTCGACTCGTCAGCTCTGTCAGCGAGACAGGATTGAATGCTAAGCGACTGTATAACTGTTGCGATCTTGACTGCTCTTGGCCTGGTCCACTGCGTCCCACAGGAGCTCAGATGAGGCAGTGGAAAGATGGAGATACCACAAGGGAAGCAGAGACCATGACCTCACAGAAAGAACTGAGAGATATAGGGGTGCAAGTAGGTCCTGACTCTGAGGAACATCCACAGCACGTGTTCCCAGAAGTATGTCTGCTTGAGGAAAAGGTGAACGGGAGCGACCAAACCGTGCCAAAGAGTAACAAGTCTTCTGTAAGGAATGTGAAATGGGATGCAGAAGGCATGACCTGGGAGGTGTACGGAGCCTCAGTTGATCCCGAGGAACTTGGAACTGCAATTCAGCGACATCTGGAGCTACAGATTAAAGAGACTTTGGGAATAGCAGCAAAGCTCTCGCGCCAGAACACAGCAACATCTCAGCACAGCTCAGCATCAAAGCACGGGAATAAAAGGAGGATATTGAAATCCCTGCGTCGTCCAGGCTGCTGTTCTAGTACCACTACTGCCGTGGACTAA